The Pantoea nemavictus genome includes a region encoding these proteins:
- the sufS gene encoding cysteine desulfurase SufS, giving the protein MSFDLERIRAEFPILKREVNGHPLAYLDSAASAQRPLAVINAESYFYQHGYAAVHRGIHSLSAQATTDMENVRHQAARFLNASTPEEIIFVKGTTEAINLVANSWGGSQLQPGDNIIVTEMEHHANIVPWQMVAQRTGAEIRVLPLNAQGELALEQLSGLIDSRTRLLAVTHVSNVLGTVNPVKAIVAQAKAAGVVTLVDGAQAVMHHAVDVQDIDCDFYAFSGHKIYGPTGIGVLYARKALQEIMPPWEGGGSMISEVVLPTGTTWNTTPWRFEAGTPNTGGIIGLGAALTWITELGLDAIHQRESMLMRYALDKLASVPDLVIYGPESRSGVVAFNLGKHHAFDVGSFLDQYGIAIRTGHHCAMPLMRHYAVPAMCRASFALYNTEEEADRLAAGLTRIHRLLGG; this is encoded by the coding sequence ATGAGTTTCGATCTCGAACGCATCAGAGCGGAATTTCCGATTCTGAAACGTGAGGTCAACGGACATCCGCTGGCCTACCTTGATAGCGCGGCCAGCGCACAGCGCCCGCTCGCGGTCATCAATGCGGAAAGTTATTTCTATCAGCACGGCTATGCAGCCGTGCACCGCGGTATCCATTCGTTGAGCGCCCAGGCGACCACCGACATGGAGAACGTGCGTCATCAAGCGGCGCGTTTTCTTAATGCATCAACGCCTGAAGAGATCATCTTCGTCAAAGGCACCACTGAAGCCATCAATCTGGTGGCGAACAGCTGGGGTGGCAGTCAGTTGCAGCCGGGCGATAACATCATCGTCACCGAGATGGAGCATCACGCTAACATCGTGCCGTGGCAGATGGTGGCACAGCGTACCGGCGCAGAGATTCGCGTACTGCCGCTTAACGCGCAGGGTGAACTGGCGCTGGAGCAGCTTAGCGGCTTAATCGACAGTCGTACCCGTTTGCTGGCGGTGACCCACGTTTCTAACGTGCTCGGCACGGTTAACCCGGTGAAAGCGATCGTTGCGCAGGCCAAAGCGGCCGGCGTGGTTACGCTGGTGGACGGCGCGCAGGCGGTGATGCATCACGCGGTGGATGTGCAGGATATCGACTGCGACTTCTACGCGTTCTCCGGCCATAAAATCTACGGTCCGACCGGTATTGGTGTGCTGTACGCGCGTAAAGCGCTGCAGGAGATCATGCCACCGTGGGAAGGCGGCGGTTCGATGATTTCTGAAGTTGTGTTGCCAACCGGCACAACCTGGAACACCACGCCGTGGCGCTTTGAAGCGGGTACGCCAAACACTGGCGGCATTATTGGTCTCGGCGCGGCGCTGACGTGGATTACTGAGTTAGGTTTGGATGCGATTCATCAGCGCGAGTCAATGCTGATGCGTTATGCGCTGGATAAACTGGCGTCAGTCCCGGATCTGGTGATTTATGGTCCGGAAAGTCGCAGTGGTGTGGTGGCCTTTAATCTCGGCAAGCATCACGCGTTTGATGTCGGCAGTTTCCTTGATCAATACGGTATTGCGATCCGCACCGGCCATCATTGCGCGATGCCGCTGATGCGTCATTACGCGGTGCCAGCCATGTGTCGTGCCTCCTTCGCGCTCTACAACACCGAAGAAGAAGCCGATCGCCTGGCCGCAGGTTTGACCCGTATTCATCGTCTGCTGGGCGGTTGA
- the sufE gene encoding cysteine desulfuration protein SufE, which produces MANLPDKERLVRNFNRCANWEEKYLYIIELGGKLPESSESLQQPEHVISGCQSQVWIRMTPQADGTIALEGDSDAAIVKGLIAVVFSLYQGLKAPEILDLDVRHWFGELALTSHLTPSRSQGLEAMIRAIRHNAQTLS; this is translated from the coding sequence ATGGCGAATTTGCCAGATAAAGAGAGACTGGTACGTAACTTTAACCGTTGCGCTAACTGGGAAGAGAAGTACCTCTACATCATTGAGCTCGGTGGGAAATTACCAGAATCCTCCGAAAGCTTACAGCAGCCCGAACACGTGATTTCAGGTTGTCAAAGCCAGGTGTGGATACGCATGACCCCGCAGGCTGATGGCACCATCGCCTTAGAAGGTGACAGCGATGCCGCCATCGTTAAGGGGTTGATTGCAGTGGTATTTAGCCTGTATCAAGGGCTTAAGGCGCCAGAGATTCTCGATCTCGATGTGCGTCACTGGTTCGGCGAATTAGCGCTGACCTCACACCTCACTCCCTCGCGTTCGCAGGGGCTTGAAGCAATGATCCGCGCGATCCGGCATAACGCTCAGACCCTCAGCTAA
- a CDS encoding L,D-transpeptidase family protein, which translates to MKPALRLAGALLLSCCGLSAPAFATEYPLPADNSRLIGENTLTLVPDDKRPLESIAARYKIGMLGMLEANPGVDPWLPKAGTQLTVPLQMLLPDAPREGIVINLAELRLYYYPKDEDRVVVYPIGIGQLGAMTPTMVTSISQKIPNPTWTPTTNIRKRYAKEGITLPGVVPAGPDNPMGLFAMRLARGTGQYLIHGTNADFGIGMRVSSGCIRLRPDDIEALFNSVPKGTRVQVINQPVKYAIEPDGKRYVEVHQPLSRNDKDDPQTMPIAQSAQLKAFTHSAKSDTALIKEAIVRRSGMPVLVSSGEPVTDESTLPAEQGKRAEQASIDEVKGAEAQP; encoded by the coding sequence ATGAAACCTGCCTTACGTTTAGCCGGTGCATTGCTGTTGTCCTGTTGCGGACTCTCTGCACCTGCATTTGCCACAGAATATCCCCTGCCAGCCGATAACAGCCGTTTAATTGGTGAAAATACCCTGACCCTTGTGCCGGATGACAAACGGCCGCTAGAAAGCATTGCAGCGCGTTATAAGATAGGCATGCTCGGCATGCTGGAAGCGAATCCCGGTGTTGACCCGTGGCTACCGAAAGCAGGTACGCAATTAACCGTACCGCTGCAGATGCTGCTACCCGATGCGCCGCGTGAAGGCATCGTGATTAACCTTGCTGAACTGCGTCTCTACTACTATCCCAAAGATGAAGATCGTGTCGTTGTCTATCCGATAGGAATTGGCCAGTTAGGTGCAATGACACCCACCATGGTGACCAGCATCAGCCAGAAAATTCCTAATCCCACCTGGACGCCAACCACCAATATCCGCAAGCGTTATGCCAAAGAGGGCATTACGTTGCCGGGCGTAGTACCGGCAGGGCCAGATAACCCAATGGGGCTGTTCGCCATGCGTCTGGCACGCGGAACGGGCCAGTATTTGATTCATGGCACCAACGCCGATTTTGGTATCGGCATGCGCGTGAGCTCCGGCTGCATTCGCCTGCGTCCTGATGACATTGAAGCCCTGTTTAACAGCGTGCCGAAAGGTACCCGCGTGCAGGTGATCAATCAGCCAGTCAAATACGCGATTGAGCCGGACGGAAAGCGTTACGTTGAAGTGCATCAGCCATTGTCACGTAATGACAAGGACGATCCGCAAACCATGCCCATAGCGCAGTCTGCGCAGCTTAAAGCTTTCACTCACAGCGCTAAGAGCGATACGGCGTTGATTAAGGAGGCGATAGTACGACGTTCAGGCATGCCGGTGTTAGTGAGCAGCGGAGAACCGGTAACGGATGAGAGCACATTGCCAGCGGAGCAGGGGAAGCGTGCTGAGCAAGCCAGCATTGATGAAGTGAAAGGTGCGGAAGCTCAACCTTGA
- a CDS encoding major outer membrane lipoprotein produces the protein MNRTKLVLGAVILASTMLAGCSSNAKIDQLSSDVQTLNAKVDQLSNDVNAIRSDVQAAKDDAARANQRLDNQAHSYRK, from the coding sequence ATGAATCGTACTAAACTGGTACTGGGCGCGGTAATCCTGGCTTCAACTATGCTGGCTGGTTGCTCAAGCAACGCTAAAATTGACCAACTGTCTTCAGACGTTCAGACTCTGAACGCTAAAGTTGATCAGCTGAGCAACGACGTGAACGCAATCCGTTCTGACGTTCAGGCTGCTAAAGATGACGCAGCTCGTGCTAACCAGCGTCTGGACAACCAGGCTCACTCTTACCGTAAGTAA
- the pykF gene encoding pyruvate kinase PykF, with translation MKKTKIVCTIGPKTESEEMLTQLLEAGMNVMRLNFSHGDYAEHGQRITNMRAVMEKTGRQAAILLDTKGPEIRTMKLEGGNDVSLKAGQTFTFTTDQSVIGNSERVAVTYAGFTEDLKIGNTVLVDDGLIGMQVTEVTENTVVCNVLNNGDLGENKGVNLPGVSIQLPALAEKDKRDLIFGCEQNVDFVAASFIRKRSDVLEIREHLKANGGEHIQIISKIENQEGLNNFDEILEASDGIMVARGDLGVEIPVEEVIFAQKMMIKKCNKARKVVITATQMLDSMIKNPRPTRAEAGDVANAILDGTDAVMLSGESAKGRYPLESVTIMATICERTDRVMKSRIDSLQDSRKLRITEAVCRGAVETAEKLEAPLIVVATEGGKSAKAIRKYFPDATILALTTNETTARQLILSKGIETHLVKEIASTDDFYRIGKEMALESGYAQKGDVVVMVSGALVPSGTTNTASVHVI, from the coding sequence ATGAAAAAGACCAAAATCGTTTGTACTATCGGTCCAAAAACCGAATCTGAAGAGATGCTGACCCAACTGCTGGAAGCAGGCATGAACGTAATGCGCCTGAACTTCTCGCACGGGGATTATGCTGAACATGGTCAACGCATCACGAATATGCGTGCCGTTATGGAAAAAACCGGTCGTCAGGCCGCTATTCTGCTGGACACTAAAGGTCCGGAAATTCGCACCATGAAACTGGAAGGCGGCAACGATGTTTCGTTGAAAGCCGGACAAACCTTCACGTTCACCACCGACCAATCCGTGATTGGTAACAGCGAACGCGTTGCCGTGACCTACGCCGGTTTCACTGAAGATTTGAAAATCGGTAACACCGTACTGGTCGACGATGGTTTGATTGGTATGCAGGTCACTGAAGTGACTGAAAACACCGTAGTGTGTAACGTGCTGAACAACGGCGACCTGGGCGAGAACAAAGGCGTTAACCTGCCAGGCGTCTCCATTCAGCTGCCTGCTCTGGCAGAAAAAGACAAGCGTGACCTGATCTTTGGTTGCGAGCAAAATGTTGATTTCGTCGCGGCCTCCTTTATCCGTAAGCGTTCTGACGTGCTGGAAATTCGTGAGCATCTGAAGGCAAACGGCGGCGAGCACATCCAGATCATCTCAAAAATCGAGAATCAGGAAGGCCTGAACAACTTCGACGAAATTCTCGAAGCATCTGACGGCATCATGGTTGCTCGTGGTGACCTCGGCGTTGAGATCCCGGTAGAAGAAGTGATCTTCGCGCAGAAGATGATGATTAAGAAATGTAATAAAGCACGCAAAGTAGTTATCACCGCTACGCAGATGCTGGATTCCATGATCAAGAACCCACGCCCTACCCGCGCAGAAGCCGGCGACGTAGCCAACGCCATCCTTGATGGCACCGATGCGGTGATGTTGTCTGGTGAGAGTGCAAAAGGCCGTTATCCGCTGGAGTCGGTCACCATCATGGCGACCATCTGTGAGCGTACCGATCGCGTGATGAAATCTCGCATCGATTCACTGCAGGATTCCCGTAAACTGCGCATCACAGAAGCTGTGTGCCGCGGTGCGGTTGAGACTGCAGAAAAACTGGAAGCACCACTGATTGTTGTAGCCACTGAAGGCGGTAAATCAGCTAAAGCCATCCGTAAATATTTCCCGGATGCCACCATTTTGGCACTGACTACCAACGAAACCACTGCGCGCCAGCTGATTCTGAGCAAAGGTATCGAAACCCATCTGGTGAAAGAAATTGCTTCAACTGATGATTTCTACCGCATTGGTAAAGAAATGGCGCTGGAAAGCGGATATGCGCAGAAAGGCGATGTTGTGGTAATGGTTTCAGGTGCGTTAGTACCAAGCGGAACGACAAATACCGCTTCCGTACATGTCATCTGA